From Bradyrhizobium sp. 4:
GCCGCGGTAGCCGGTGCCGCCACAGCGTTCGCAGCCGCCGGCCTCGTGCACGACCTCGCCGCACACGAAACCGATCACGGCAAAGCGCGGGTCCCTGGCGAGATCGGCCTCGGTCAGCGCGTGCGGCACCTTGCAACGGTCGCAGAGCACGCGCACCAGGCGCTGCGCCACCACAGCGCGCAGCGTGGATTTCAGCAAAAATCCCTCGATGCCGAGATCGATCAGGCGCGGTACTGCAGCCGCCGCGGTCTCGGTGTGCAGCGTCGTCAGGACAAGATGTCCGGTCAGCGCCGCGTGGATCGCGATATGCGCGGTCTCGGCGTCGCGGACCTCGCCGACCATGATCACGTCGGGGTCCTGGCGCACGAAGGCGCGCATTGCCGAGGCAAACGTCAGCCCGATCGACGGTTTGACCTGGGACTGGTTGATGCCGGCGATTTCGTACTCGACGGGGTCCTCGATGGTGAGAATTTTGCGCGTCGGCTCGTTGAGGATCGACAGCATCGTCGCAAGCGTCGTGGTCTTGCCGCTTCCGGTCGGGCCGGTGACCACGATCATGCCGTGGGGCATGGCGAGCAGCCGCGTCATCGCGCTCTCGTCGCGCGCCGCCAACCCTAGCTTGCTCATCTCCAGCAGGCCGCGATCACGCGGCAACAGGCGGATGACGGCGCTCTCGCCGTGCTGCATCGGCATGGTCGCGACGCGAACGTCGAGTTCGTTGCGCCCGACCCGGACGCGCGCCGCGCCGTCCTGCGGCAGGCGTCGCTCGGCGATATTGAGGCTAGCGAGAATCTTGATGCGCGAGATTAGCGCCTGCGGCGGAATGCCGTGCGGCGACGGCAGCGCGCGCAGCAAGCCGTCGACGCGCATGCGCACCGCGAGTCCGGCGCGGAACGGCTCGACATGAATGTCGCTGGCACGCAGGTCCACCGCACGCTCCAGGAGATCGTTGAGCGCGCGCACCACCGGCGCGCCGCTGGCGAGATCGCGCAGGCTCTCGATGTCAT
This genomic window contains:
- a CDS encoding ATPase, T2SS/T4P/T4SS family yields the protein MNAMRDRSADSFRQHLLEKYSLPPRAHAHAQSHADKSANPAITRPLRELWEATDLSAAEFADEVSDHFGLPRLSLPQLLAATPCLDGFSRRFLRESTIFPFSASNDVFRLAVADPSDTAAIRAAEIVFGTPVDVVVASYEDITTVLDQRAEADDANADRGGRSVAQQSDDDIESLRDLASGAPVVRALNDLLERAVDLRASDIHVEPFRAGLAVRMRVDGLLRALPSPHGIPPQALISRIKILASLNIAERRLPQDGAARVRVGRNELDVRVATMPMQHGESAVIRLLPRDRGLLEMSKLGLAARDESAMTRLLAMPHGMIVVTGPTGSGKTTTLATMLSILNEPTRKILTIEDPVEYEIAGINQSQVKPSIGLTFASAMRAFVRQDPDVIMVGEVRDAETAHIAIHAALTGHLVLTTLHTETAAAAVPRLIDLGIEGFLLKSTLRAVVAQRLVRVLCDRCKVPHALTEADLARDPRFAVIGFVCGEVVHEAGGCERCGGTGYRGRNGVFEILEMSDEVRALIGPQTDSHSIDAAAMRGGMTTMLEDAVAKCRAGMTTVPEVFRVTTVR